In Salifodinibacter halophilus, the genomic stretch GCGAGGCGTAGCCGCGGCTGACCGACTTGAGCTTGTCGAAGAAGTCCAGCACCACCTCGGCCATCGGCAGCTCGTAGCTGATCTGCACCTGGCTCGCCATATAGGTGATGCCGATCTGCACGCCGCGCTTTTCCTCGCACAGCT encodes the following:
- a CDS encoding elongation factor 4, whose protein sequence is LCEEKRGVQIGITYMASQVQISYELPMAEVVLDFFDKLKSVSRGYASLDYHFLRFQEGPFVRVDTLINGDKVDALSIIVHRSHADRRGREL